One part of the Quercus lobata isolate SW786 chromosome 7, ValleyOak3.0 Primary Assembly, whole genome shotgun sequence genome encodes these proteins:
- the LOC115953892 gene encoding uncharacterized protein LOC115953892, which yields MDVEKANHRRKRNRTCCCIGTTICIIIAIVILILILALTVFKAKRPVISYDHMSIEDLDVSFDITKLKVHLNVTLDIDLSVKNPNKAGFKYSNSTAFLNYRGQLVGEVPLPADQISAGETKPMNVSLTLMADRLLSNSDLYSDVKSGVLALNSNVRISGKVKILGLKIHAVSTSSCDFSVFISNQTIRDQTCKYKTQL from the coding sequence ATGGATGTCGAGAAAGCGAATCACAGGAGAAAGAGAAACAGGACTTGTTGCTGTATAGGCACAACAATCTGTATCATCATCGCCATAGTAATCCTCATACTCATATTAGCACTCACTGTCTTCAAGGCCAAGCGCCCCGTGATCTCCTACGACCACATGAGCATCGAAGACCTCGATGTCTCTTTCGATATAACCAAACTCAAGGTGCACCTCAACGTCACTCTCGATATCGATCTCTCCGTCAAGAACCCAAACAAGGCCGGTTTCAAGTACTCCAACTCCACCGCCTTTCTCAACTACCGGGGCCAGCTCGTCGGCGAAGTCCCCCTTCCCGCCGATCAAATCTCCGCCGGCGAGACCAAACCCATGAACGTCTCGCTCACGCTCATGGCGGACCGTTTGCTTTCCAACTCCGACTTGTATTCCGATGTGAAATCTGGTGTGTTGGCACTCAACAGCAACGTCAGAATTTCTGGGAAAGTCAAAATCTTGGGTTTAAAGATTCACGCTGTTTCGACCTCGTCCTGTGATTTCTCTGTCTTTATATCCAATCAAACTATTAGAGATCAAACCTGCAAGTATAAGACACAATTATAA